In one Brassica oleracea var. oleracea cultivar TO1000 chromosome C9, BOL, whole genome shotgun sequence genomic region, the following are encoded:
- the LOC106312909 gene encoding cyclin-dependent kinase E-1, with translation MGDGSSTRSNSSNSSNSEKPEWLQQYNLVGKIGEGTYGLVFLARTKTQPKRPIAIKKFKQSKDGDGVSPTAIREIMLLREISHENVVKLFNVHINFADMSLYLAFDYAEYDLYEIIRHHRDKVGHSLNQYTVKSLLWQLLNGLNYLHSNWIIHRDLKPSNILVMGEGEEHGIMKIADFGLARIFQAPLKPLSDNGVVVTIWYRAPELLLGSKHYTSAVDMWAVGCIFAELLTLKPLFQGAEAKSSQNPFQVDQLDKIFKILGHPTVDKWPTLANLPHWQSDLQHIQAHKYDSAGLHNVVHLNLKSPAYDLLSKMLEYDPLKRITASQALEHEYFRMDPLPGRNAFVASQPMEKNVNYPTRPVDTNTDFEGTTSINPPQGVAAGNVAGGHGMGSRTMPRPMVAHNMQRMQPQGGVMAYNFPAQAGMNPSVPMQQRGMAQPHQQQQQQLRRKDPGMGMSGYAPPNKNRRL, from the coding sequence ATGGGAGACGGCAGCAGCACCAGATCCAACAGCTCAAACAGCAGCAACTCTGAGAAACCAGAGTGGCTGCAACAGTACAATCTCGTCGGCAAGATCGGCGAAGGCACCTACGGTCTGGTCTTCTTGGCGAGAACCAAGACACAACCCAAAAGACCAATCGCCATCAAGAAGTTCAAACAGTCAAAAGACGGAGACGGAGTCTCCCCAACCGCCATCCGCGAGATCATGCTCCTCAGAGAGATCTCCCACGAGAACGTCGTGAAGCTCTTCAACGTCCACATCAACTTCGCGGACATGTCTCTCTACCTCGCATTCGACTACGCGGAGTACGACCTCTACGAGATCATCAGGCACCACAGAGACAAAGTCGGACACTCGTTGAACCAGTACACGGTCAAGTCCTTGTTGTGGCAGCTCCTCAACGGGTTGAACTACCTCCACAGTAACTGGATCATACACAGAGACTTGAAGCCGTCGAACATCTTGGTTATGGGGGAAGGAGAAGAGCATGGGATCATGAAGATTGCTGATTTTGGGCTCGCTAGGATCTTCCAAGCTCCGTTGAAACCGCTGTCTGATAACGGAGTTGTGGTCACTATCTGGTACCGCGCGCCTGAGCTGCTTCTAGGGTCGAAGCACTACACTAGCGCGGTTGACATGTGGGCGGTTGGGTGTATATTCGCAGAGCTGCTGACTCTCAAACCGCTGTTCCAAGGAGCTGAGGCGAAGTCTTCTCAAAACCCTTTCCAAGTAGATCAACTCGACAAGATATTCAAGATCTTGGGACATCCGACGGTGGATAAATGGCCGACGCTGGCTAACCTTCCTCACTGGCAATCCGATCTTCAGCACATTCAGGCTCATAAATACGACAGCGCCGGTCTCCACAACGTGGTTCACTTAAATCTCAAAAGCCCTGCTTATGATCTCTTGTCCAAGATGCTTGAGTACGATCCTCTGAAGCGTATCACAGCCTCGCAGGCGTTAGAGCATGAGTATTTTAGGATGGATCCTCTCCCGGGAAGGAACGCGTTTGTAGCGTCCCAACCGATGGAGAAGAACGTGAATTATCCAACTCGTCCTGTGGATACGAACACTGACTTCGAAGGCACGACGAGTATTAATCCACCTCAGGGAGTAGCGGCAGGAAACGTGGCGGGAGGTCATGGAATGGGGAGTAGAACGATGCCGAGACCGATGGTTGCGCATAACATGCAGAGGATGCAGCCGCAAGGAGGTGTGATGGCTTATAATTTTCCTGCGCAGGCTGGGATGAATCCTAGTGTTCCTATGCAGCAGAGAGGGATGGCTCAACCGCACCAGCAGCAGCAGCAACAGTTGAGGAGGAAAGATCCTGGAATGGGTATGTCTGGTTACGCACCTCCTAATAAGAACAGACGTCTCTAA
- the LOC106317639 gene encoding sorbitol dehydrogenase-like, whose protein sequence is MTLGATHIVNAAKDAVERIRETTGGMGVDVAVEALGKPQTFMQCTLSVRDGGKAVMIGPSQAGSVGEIDINRLFRRKIKVIGSYGGRIFLK, encoded by the exons ATGACTCTTGGTGCTACACATATTGTCAATGCTGCTAAAGATGCTGTTGAAAGGATAAGA GAAACAACAGGTGGGATGGGTGTGGATGTTGCTGTTGAAGCCTTGGGAAAGCCTCAAACTTTCATGCAGTGCACACTAAGTGTGAGAGATGGTGGAAAAGCTGTGATGATTGGACCCTCACAAGCTGGTTCTGTTGGTGAAATAGACATAAACCGACTTTTTCGTAGGAAG ATAAAAGTGATAGGGTCATATGGAGGCAGGATCTTCCTAAAGTAG